A window from Streptomyces subrutilus encodes these proteins:
- a CDS encoding flavin reductase family protein, with product MTLSTDHLTHPSAAPAADVILRRTLRRHAAGVTVITVPGPAGFTATSFTSVSLEPALVSFYLDLGASTAGAVHRADRFAVHLLGTGNTDLARQFARSGIDRFDGVDWAPEADGLPLLDGVPAWLTARTTLRQRIGDHLLVVGEVESGTVEEDAVALVHHDGAFGAARRLPS from the coding sequence ATGACCCTCTCCACCGACCACCTCACCCACCCCTCCGCGGCCCCCGCGGCCGACGTGATACTCCGCCGCACCCTGCGCCGGCACGCGGCCGGGGTCACGGTGATCACCGTCCCCGGGCCCGCGGGGTTCACGGCCACCTCGTTCACGTCCGTATCCCTCGAACCGGCGCTGGTGAGCTTCTACCTGGACCTCGGCGCCTCCACGGCCGGCGCCGTGCACCGGGCGGACCGGTTCGCGGTCCACCTGCTCGGGACCGGCAACACCGATCTGGCCCGGCAGTTCGCGCGCAGCGGCATCGACCGCTTCGACGGGGTCGACTGGGCTCCGGAAGCCGACGGGCTGCCGCTCCTGGACGGCGTCCCGGCCTGGCTGACCGCACGCACCACCCTGCGCCAGCGCATCGGCGACCACCTGCTGGTCGTCGGCGAGGTGGAGTCCGGCACGGTCGAGGAGGACGCCGTCGCGCTGGTCCACCACGACGGGGCCTTCGGCGCGGCCCGCCGGCTCCCGTCCTAG
- a CDS encoding helix-turn-helix transcriptional regulator produces MPSPNDRPPGRPTTRVLTLLELLQSGGVRTVAELADRLGVDERTVRRYVGHLLDLDVPVESVRGRYGGYRLAPGYRVPPLMLSDDEALAVLLGLVAGQRAGLMTAAGTAGETAAAKIRRVLPERLGRRLDALLASLAFTAPPVETAAPQNTVLLAIADAVRHHRPVSIRYTAADGRSGERTLHPYGLVAHSGRWYVTGADPAIGENRTFRLDRIAGARTLPGVFEPPAGFDPAEHLLTGLATAPYRHEVTVRVQATAEQVRARLPAGIAIVREGPSGSGAGWSRVDLRAERLDWLPAVMASLDRPFLIERPDELRGLVEAFASGLADSARRRPPPA; encoded by the coding sequence ATGCCCTCACCGAACGACCGGCCGCCCGGCCGACCCACCACCCGTGTGCTCACCCTGCTGGAACTGCTGCAGTCCGGTGGTGTCCGGACCGTGGCCGAGCTGGCCGACCGCCTCGGGGTCGACGAGCGGACGGTGCGCCGGTACGTCGGCCACCTGCTCGACCTCGACGTGCCCGTCGAGTCCGTCCGCGGCCGCTACGGCGGCTACCGGCTCGCGCCCGGCTACCGCGTGCCCCCGCTCATGCTGAGCGACGACGAGGCGCTGGCCGTCCTGCTCGGCCTGGTCGCGGGGCAGCGCGCGGGCCTGATGACGGCCGCGGGCACGGCGGGCGAGACGGCGGCGGCCAAGATCCGGCGGGTGCTGCCCGAGCGGCTCGGCCGCAGGCTGGACGCCCTGCTGGCCTCGCTCGCCTTCACCGCGCCGCCCGTCGAGACGGCGGCGCCGCAGAACACGGTCCTGCTCGCGATCGCGGACGCCGTGCGCCACCACCGCCCGGTCTCGATCCGGTACACCGCCGCCGACGGCCGTTCCGGCGAGCGCACGCTGCACCCGTACGGACTCGTGGCCCACTCCGGCAGGTGGTACGTGACGGGCGCCGATCCCGCGATCGGCGAGAACCGCACGTTCCGCCTGGACCGCATCGCCGGTGCCCGGACGCTGCCCGGCGTGTTCGAGCCGCCCGCCGGGTTCGACCCCGCCGAGCACCTGCTGACGGGGCTCGCGACCGCTCCGTACCGCCACGAGGTGACCGTGCGCGTCCAGGCCACGGCCGAGCAGGTCCGCGCCCGGCTTCCCGCCGGCATCGCGATCGTGCGGGAGGGCCCGTCCGGGAGCGGTGCGGGATGGTCCCGGGTCGACCTGCGGGCGGAGCGGCTCGACTGGCTGCCGGCGGTAATGGCCTCGCTCGACCGGCCGTTCCTCATCGAACGGCCGGACGAACTCCGGGGTCTCGTCGAGGCGTTCGCGAGCGGCCTGGCCGACTCCGCCCGGCGCCGGCCGCCTCCCGCGTGA
- a CDS encoding VOC family protein, whose amino-acid sequence MDFVSVRIITGDVARLVAFYERATGVRASWFTEDFAELRTASATLAVAGTRTVPLFAPGSARPADNHSVIVEFRVDDVDGVHRNLSGFVEDFVNEPTTMPWGNRALLFRDPDGNLVNFFTPVTPAAVERSAR is encoded by the coding sequence ATGGATTTCGTCTCGGTCCGCATCATCACGGGCGACGTCGCCCGCCTCGTCGCCTTCTACGAGCGCGCCACCGGCGTGCGGGCGAGCTGGTTCACCGAGGACTTCGCCGAGCTGAGGACCGCCTCGGCCACCCTCGCCGTCGCCGGCACCCGCACCGTGCCGCTGTTCGCACCCGGCTCCGCCCGCCCGGCCGACAACCACAGCGTCATCGTGGAGTTCCGCGTCGACGACGTGGACGGCGTGCACCGGAACCTGAGCGGCTTCGTGGAGGACTTCGTCAACGAGCCCACCACGATGCCCTGGGGCAACCGAGCCCTGCTCTTCCGCGACCCCGACGGCAACCTCGTGAACTTCTTCACTCCCGTCACCCCGGCCGCGGTCGAGAGGTCCGCCCGCTGA
- a CDS encoding alpha/beta hydrolase → MTQHTEAVDTAARIEDGENTEHDAHTDHRAPRGLLTRGTVVVVPGRGESRATYARFGRRLAADAYRVRVVDPPRTDAEAPAGSWDAFGARLARAVEDTAADGGVARPLILVGADSGAAALAALLGREPEALRPDGVVLAGLPGAAAGSADTWDAELDVRTACPTHRGVLSDDAQVRRGSLNEPLPRALLDAAYEGAVAAPTLLLVGDADPLADREGLTRLATSLPGSRLSLVRGAHHDVLNDVQHRSVAAEVVTFLETVRGGLVPSVVVESSSW, encoded by the coding sequence ATGACCCAGCACACCGAAGCCGTCGACACCGCCGCGCGCATCGAGGACGGCGAGAACACCGAGCACGACGCTCACACCGACCACCGCGCCCCCCGGGGCCTCCTCACGCGCGGCACGGTCGTCGTGGTGCCCGGCCGGGGTGAGAGCCGGGCGACCTACGCCCGGTTCGGCAGGCGGCTCGCGGCCGACGCCTACCGCGTGCGGGTCGTCGACCCGCCGCGGACCGACGCCGAGGCGCCGGCCGGGTCGTGGGACGCGTTCGGCGCCCGGCTGGCGCGGGCCGTCGAGGACACCGCGGCCGACGGCGGCGTGGCGCGCCCGCTGATCCTGGTGGGGGCCGACTCCGGCGCGGCGGCCCTGGCGGCGCTGCTCGGCCGGGAGCCGGAGGCCCTGCGGCCGGACGGGGTCGTCCTCGCGGGGCTGCCGGGGGCCGCCGCCGGCTCCGCGGACACCTGGGACGCCGAACTCGACGTGCGCACCGCGTGCCCCACCCACCGGGGCGTGCTGAGCGACGACGCGCAGGTGCGGCGCGGTTCGCTCAACGAACCGCTGCCCCGGGCCCTGCTCGACGCCGCGTACGAAGGCGCCGTCGCCGCCCCGACGCTGCTGCTCGTCGGAGACGCGGACCCGCTCGCGGACCGCGAGGGCCTGACCCGCCTCGCCACGTCACTGCCCGGCTCCCGGCTTTCGCTGGTCCGCGGCGCCCACCACGACGTCCTCAACGACGTGCAGCACCGGTCCGTGGCGGCGGAGGTCGTCACGTTCCTGGAGACCGTACGGGGCGGCCTGGTCCCGTCGGTCGTGGTGGAGTCGAGCAGTTGGTGA
- a CDS encoding LLM class flavin-dependent oxidoreductase, with protein MRLGFLTHVQGRGDDPGRTYRNAQELFVAADELGFDVGWVAQHHVALGGGGLSSPWTFLAHAAARTRRIRLGTAVTVLPLEDPVRLAEDVSSVDALSGGRVEIGVGSGSGEVEYAAFGKDYARRRELTSENLGVLRSALANREVRTPGFRIQPAAGDFGDRIWQGVFSAEGARHAAAGGSHLLLNRAAYGYDASTDEVQRPWADAYLDAWDRPHRPRIGLSRFVFPAADKRTALRQIGDDVHRAALRMAESGAFPKGLDTDEALRRFHAFHGHPDEIVEALLREKVLPVATDLITQFNPAVPDHDATLRALELIATQVAPALGWKPEAAIAHSHSTDTSPDTAPAGVRA; from the coding sequence TTGAGACTCGGTTTCCTCACCCACGTCCAGGGCCGCGGCGACGACCCCGGCCGCACCTACCGCAACGCCCAGGAGCTCTTCGTCGCCGCCGACGAACTCGGCTTCGACGTGGGCTGGGTCGCCCAGCACCACGTCGCCCTCGGCGGGGGCGGCCTGTCCTCGCCCTGGACCTTCCTGGCCCACGCGGCGGCCAGGACCCGCCGGATCCGGCTCGGTACGGCCGTCACGGTGCTCCCGCTGGAGGATCCGGTCCGCCTCGCCGAGGACGTGTCCAGCGTCGACGCGCTGAGCGGCGGCCGGGTCGAGATCGGCGTCGGCAGCGGGTCGGGCGAGGTGGAGTACGCCGCCTTCGGCAAGGACTACGCCCGTCGACGCGAGCTGACCAGCGAGAACCTCGGGGTGCTGCGCAGCGCCCTGGCCAACCGGGAGGTGCGCACACCCGGCTTCCGCATCCAGCCGGCCGCCGGTGACTTCGGCGACCGGATCTGGCAGGGCGTCTTCAGCGCCGAGGGCGCGCGGCACGCCGCGGCCGGCGGCTCCCACCTGCTGCTCAACCGGGCGGCGTACGGGTACGACGCCTCGACGGACGAGGTGCAGCGGCCCTGGGCGGACGCCTACCTCGATGCCTGGGACCGGCCGCACCGTCCCCGGATCGGCCTGTCGCGCTTCGTGTTCCCGGCCGCCGACAAGCGGACCGCGCTCCGGCAGATCGGGGACGACGTGCACCGGGCGGCACTGCGCATGGCCGAGAGCGGCGCGTTCCCGAAGGGCCTGGACACCGACGAGGCGCTGCGCCGCTTCCACGCGTTCCACGGCCATCCCGACGAGATCGTCGAGGCCCTGCTGCGGGAGAAGGTGCTGCCGGTGGCCACCGACCTGATCACCCAGTTCAACCCGGCCGTTCCGGACCACGACGCCACGCTGCGCGCCCTCGAACTCATCGCGACGCAGGTGGCGCCGGCCCTGGGCTGGAAGCCCGAGGCGGCCATCGCCCACTCCCACTCCACCGACACCTCACCCGACACCGCGCCCGCAGGAGTACGAGCATGA